A genome region from Triplophysa rosa linkage group LG24, Trosa_1v2, whole genome shotgun sequence includes the following:
- the kcnj8 gene encoding ATP-sensitive inward rectifier potassium channel 8 yields MLPRKSIIPDEFSVPALVSRMPRKPVFRDRVNKARFIAKSGACNLAHKNIREQGRFLQDVFTTLVDLKWRFTLVIFTMTFLCSWLLFAMGWWLLAFGHGDLDLNRKAGIQQCVINVNSFTSAFLFSIEVQVTIGFGGRMITEQCPTAIAFLILQNIIGLIINAVMLGCIFMKTAQSHRRAETLIFSRQAVIAVRNNHLCFMIRVGDLRKSMIINAVVRLQVVRKTTTPEGEVIPIHQIDVQTESAGNSIFLLAPLNICHVIDKDSPLYDLSAMELQCSDLEVIVILEGVVETTGITTQARTSYVAEEIQWGHRFVPIVTEEDGVYSVDYSKFGNTVKVATPRCSARELDEKPSILIQTLQKSELSHQNSLRKRNSMRRNNSMRKSNSMRRNNSALSVPKVQFLTPESGQNSIVT; encoded by the exons ATGTTACCGCGTAAAAGTATCATTCCTGATGAGTTCTCTGTACCGGCGCTCGTGTCGCGGATGCCCCGCAAGCCCGTCTTTAGGGACCGCGTAAACAAAGCGCGCTTTATCGCCAAGAGCGGCGCATGTAACCTAGCGCACAAGAACATACGCGAGCAGGGCAGATTCCTGCAGGACGTGTTCACCACTCTGGTGGATCTCAAATGGCGTTTCACCTTGGTCATTTTTACCATGACTTTCCTGTGCAGCTGGCTGCTGTTTGCTATGGGATGGTGGCTGCTGGCATTTGGGCACGGGGATCTGGACCTCAACCGTAAAGCAGGCATACAGCAGTGTGTCATCAATGTCAA ctCCTTCACTTCTGCCTTCCTTTTCTCCATCGAGGTGCAGGTCACCATAGGTTTCGGGGGACGTATGATTACCGAGCAGTGTCCCACAGCTATAGCTTTCCTCATATTACAAAATATCATAGGCCTTATAATTAATGCCGTCATGCTCGGTTGCATCTTTATGAAAACAGCCCAATCCCACCGGCGCGCCGAGACCCTCATCTTCAGCCGTCAAGCTGTAATCGCCGTGCGCAACAACCACCTGTGTTTCATGATCCGAGTTGGAGACCTGCGCAAAAGCATGATCATCAATGCTGTAGTGCGACTTCAGGTGGTCCGAAAGACCACCACGCCGGAGGGAGAGGTCATACCTATCCATCAGATTGACGTGCAAACGGAAAGCGCTGGCAACAGCATTTTCCTGTTGGCACCCCTAAACATATGTCACGTCATTGACAAAGACAGTCCTCTTTACGATCTATCAGCCATGGAGTTACAGTGTAGTGACCTAGAGGTTATTGTGATACTGGAAGGCGTGGTGGAGACCACGGGCATCACTACTCAGGCGCGCACTTCATACGTGGCCGAGGAAATCCAATGGGGCCACCGTTTCGTGCCTATAGTGACCGAGGAGGATGGTGTGTATTCAGTGGACTATTCAAAGTTTGGGAACACAGTCAAGGTGGCCACCCCGCGCTGTAGTGCCCGTGAGCTGGATGAGAAGCCGTCGATTCTGATCCAGACGCTACAAAAGAGCGAGCTGTCGCACCAGAACTCTTTGCGCAAGAGGAACTCAATGCGCCGCAACAACTCCATGCGCAAGAGCAACTCCATGCGCCGCAACAATTCGGCTCTCTCTGTGCCCAAAGTGCAGTTCCTGACCCCGGAGAGTGGGCAAAACTCAATTGTAACATGA
- the cmasa gene encoding N-acylneuraminate cytidylyltransferase A, whose protein sequence is MHVAIDLSDMPKTCKNGKRPGSELSQDTIPQKRNRNNKHPVSEVSHSSSCEESKKKPIAALILARGGSKGIPLKNIKMLAGVPLIGWVIRAAKDAEVFDSVWVSTDHDEIGKVAKAWGAQVHKRSAEVSQDCSSSLETIQEFTREHPEFAVICNIQATSPCLHPEHIQEALELMTKQGFESVFAVVRRHHFRWEEVKNRVNACTKPLNLDPARRPCRQKWKGELCENGSFYFATRDLIDKNLLQGGKMVYYEMKPENSVDIDVDIDWPVAEQRVLRYGYFGKDKPEVVKLLLCNVMGCLSDGTISLFANGDDEMSYHYRDQAAINMLKKEGVEVILMSSRDYPIQAALADKLAERLGCLVKQEVDNEMQEVDNKMQEVEKLMKERELEWKDVAYIGNDGADVECLKLAGLSAVPEDALETARIAAKYTCRNAAGHGAVMEFAEHILLLKKKAKSQMEQDRINRNNV, encoded by the exons ATGCACGTAGCCATAGATCTGTCAGACATGCCGAAAACGTGTAAAAACGGCAAACGACCGGGATCTGAGCTAAGTCAGGACACCATACCTCAGAAAAGGAATAGAAACAATAAACATCCGGTGTCCGAGGTCAGTCACAGTAGTTCCTGCGAAGAATCCAAGAAAAAACCTATAGCTGCTCTTATCCTTGCCAGAGGAGGAAGTAAAGGGATCCCTTTGAAGAATATTAAGATGTTGGCAGGAGTTCCTCTGATCGGATGGGTTATCAGAGCTGCGAAGGATGCTGAGGTCTTtgacag TGTTTGGGTATCTACTGATCACGATGAGATTGGAAAAGTGGCAAAAGCTTGGGGTGCTCAGGTGCACAAGAGGAGTGCGGAGGTGTCCCAAGACTGCTCAAGCTCACTGGAAACCATTCAGGAGTTCACCAGAGAACACCCAG AGTTTGCAGTCATATGTAACATCCAGGCCACTTCTCCATGCCTGCACCCAGAACATATACAAGAGGCCCTGGAGCTTATGACCAAACAAGGGTTTGAATCTGTCTTCGCTGTGGTCCGACGACACCACTTTCGTTGGGAAGAGGTCAAGAACAGAG TGAACGCCTGTACTAAACCTCTGAACCTCGACCCAGCTCGCAGACCATGTCGTCAGAAATGGAAGGGAGAATTGTGTGAAAATGGTTCCTTTTATTTTGCAACCAGAGATCTCATCGATAAGAACCTTCTTCAG GGTGGaaagatggtgtactatgagaTGAAGCCTGAGAACAGTGTGGATATTGATGTAGACATAGACTGGCCTGTAGCTGAGCAGAGAGTGCTGAG GTATGGTTACTTTGGTAAGGACAAGCCAGAGGTTGTGAAACTCCTGCTGTGTAACGTAATGGGATGTCTGTCAGATGGTACGATCAGCCTGTTTGCAAATggagatgatgagatgtcctACCACTACAGAGATCAGGCTGCCATCAACATGCTGAAGAAAGAAGGAGTGGAG GTTATTCTGATGTCATCAAGAGATTATCCTATCCAAGCAGCCTTGGCTGACAAACTCGCTGAGAGACTGGGCTGTTTAGTCAAGCAGGAAGTAGATAATGAAATGCAGGAAGTAGATAATAAAATGCAGGAGGTAGAAAAGCTCATGAAGGAAAGAGAGCTGGAGTGGAAAGATGTGGCTTATATAG GTAATGATGGGGCAGATGTTGAGTGCCTGAAGCTGGCAGGGTTGAGCGCTGTACCTGAGGATGCCCTGGAGACGGCACGCATTGCAGCAAAATACACTTGCCGTAACGCAGCAGGTCACGGTGCCGTAATGGAGTTTGCCGAACACATCTTGCTATTAAAGAAAAAAGCCAAATCTCAAATGGAGCAGGACAGaataaatagaaacaatgtttaG